A DNA window from Bradyrhizobium sp. CCBAU 53421 contains the following coding sequences:
- a CDS encoding flavin reductase family protein, with amino-acid sequence MSHQFPPRIRDTPSVQATEFRQAMRNLASGVAIVATGKAAERRGLTVSSVTSICMEPPCLLVGIKVGSETHDGILASRSFGVSLLRSDQVDLALRFGGQEGAKGVHRFDTAPWKQGILDVPLLPNAFCALECVLYDHKVIGTHTIFIGRIIATQVGLGNPLINFRGALRALPLD; translated from the coding sequence ATGAGCCACCAGTTCCCTCCTAGGATTCGGGATACCCCATCGGTCCAAGCGACCGAGTTCCGTCAGGCCATGCGAAATCTGGCGAGCGGTGTCGCCATCGTGGCGACGGGAAAGGCAGCCGAACGACGTGGACTGACGGTCAGTTCGGTGACCTCCATTTGCATGGAGCCACCGTGCCTGCTCGTTGGCATAAAAGTCGGCTCCGAGACGCATGACGGGATACTTGCCAGTCGCAGCTTTGGAGTCAGCCTTCTGCGCAGTGACCAGGTTGACCTTGCGCTACGTTTTGGCGGTCAGGAGGGTGCGAAAGGTGTTCACCGCTTCGATACCGCGCCCTGGAAACAGGGCATCCTCGATGTACCGCTATTGCCGAACGCTTTTTGTGCGCTCGAATGCGTCCTCTACGACCACAAGGTGATTGGCACACATACCATCTTTATCGGACGAATCATCGCGACCCAGGTAGGCCTCGGCAATCCATTGATCAACTTCCGGGGCGCGCTTCGAGCCCTGCCGCTTGATTGA
- a CDS encoding M20 family metallopeptidase, whose product MSSNPFEAAVILDGIRRWVEIESPTERPDQVNKLADLVASGYRDLSASVDRVAARDGCGDHLVTRSSWGQGVPGILVLSHLDTVHPMGFIERLPFKVEGNRAFGPGIYDMKGGAYLAYHAFRQVCADDARPPLGITQLYVSDEEIGSPTSRALIEAEGRKAKYVLVTEPAREGGKIVTGRKGVARFEVFVKGTPAHAGARPEDGCSAIRELGNVIQTLEAMNDLKRGVTVNVGVVRGGTKSNVIAEEAYAEVDMRVPTMADADELVPKILGITSRTHGVSVKVIGGLNRPPYEKSNAGAALYDHARSLAAGLGFKLLDVFSGGGSDANFTAPHTATLDGLGVDGKGAHTHYEQLYISSIEPRARLLYRLYQTLQ is encoded by the coding sequence ATGTCCAGCAACCCATTCGAAGCCGCGGTGATTCTCGACGGCATCCGCCGCTGGGTCGAGATCGAGTCTCCAACGGAACGGCCGGATCAGGTCAACAAACTGGCTGATCTCGTCGCGTCGGGCTATCGTGACTTGTCGGCCAGCGTCGACCGCGTTGCGGCACGTGACGGCTGCGGCGATCATTTGGTCACACGCTCGTCCTGGGGGCAAGGCGTACCGGGCATTCTCGTGCTGAGCCATCTCGACACAGTTCATCCAATGGGGTTCATCGAGCGCCTGCCGTTCAAAGTCGAGGGCAATAGGGCATTCGGCCCAGGGATCTATGACATGAAGGGCGGTGCCTATCTCGCGTATCACGCGTTCCGGCAGGTTTGCGCCGATGATGCCCGCCCTCCGCTCGGCATCACCCAGCTTTACGTATCGGACGAAGAGATCGGTAGCCCGACCTCGCGGGCGTTGATCGAGGCCGAGGGCCGCAAGGCCAAGTATGTGCTGGTGACCGAACCCGCGCGCGAGGGCGGCAAGATCGTCACCGGACGCAAAGGCGTTGCGCGCTTTGAGGTCTTCGTCAAGGGCACGCCGGCCCACGCCGGTGCGCGCCCCGAAGATGGCTGCAGCGCGATCCGGGAACTTGGCAATGTGATCCAGACACTGGAGGCGATGAACGATCTCAAGCGTGGCGTCACCGTCAATGTCGGCGTCGTCCGAGGCGGCACCAAGTCCAATGTGATCGCCGAAGAAGCCTATGCGGAAGTCGATATGCGGGTGCCGACCATGGCTGACGCCGACGAGTTGGTTCCTAAGATCCTCGGCATCACCTCACGCACCCATGGTGTCAGCGTGAAGGTTATCGGCGGATTGAACCGTCCACCGTATGAAAAGAGCAACGCCGGCGCCGCACTTTACGATCACGCCAGGAGCCTTGCCGCCGGGCTCGGCTTCAAGCTGCTCGATGTATTCAGCGGCGGCGGCTCGGACGCCAATTTCACCGCGCCGCATACCGCAACCCTCGACGGTCTCGGCGTCGACGGCAAGGGCGCCCATACGCATTATGAGCAACTCTACATTTCGTCGATTGAGCCGCGCGCCCGGCTCCTCTATCGCCTCTATCAGACGCTGCAATGA
- a CDS encoding class I adenylate-forming enzyme family protein yields the protein MDLCTLIERNAAYAPDKAAIRFEGHTLSYSAFNRRIGRVSYALKRRLGIKKGDRIAILSLNRPDYLTLLYACARLGAILVPLNWRLAAAEQVFILSDSGAHVLVFEQAFNAVLPVLTRQLPDICLVGLDFAPPGGSKLDDLLDEGCGDERDPRADLSCPLLIVYTSGTTGRPKGAVLRQDALLWNGVMSQHMHDLTSTDHALTVLPLFHVGGLNIQTTPGLHHGATVTIQSRFSPEATFDAFEHDRPTLAALVPAMMQALTDHPRWASTDLSALKAICTGSTMVPQRLVERFVRRGVPVLQVYGSTETSPIAVYTKLGADLAPDGASGLPGLCCEAAIIDDVGTKLPPGIPGEIAVRGPNVFCGYWGDQRATREAFSDGWYRTGDIGRCDADGYFWVRDRKKNLIISGGENIYPAEVERVLMSHPDVAECAVVGRPDPRWEEVPIAYVIRRPGARIGAEALLAHVQSQLARFKVPREIIFTHELPKTALGKVQHFMLKVDTQSSP from the coding sequence TTGGATCTCTGCACATTGATCGAGCGCAACGCTGCATATGCCCCCGACAAAGCCGCGATCCGTTTCGAGGGACACACTCTGAGCTACTCGGCCTTCAATCGACGGATCGGGCGTGTCTCTTACGCCCTCAAGCGCCGACTCGGCATCAAGAAGGGTGACCGGATCGCGATCCTCAGCCTCAACCGGCCTGACTATCTGACCTTGCTCTATGCCTGCGCGCGGCTCGGCGCAATCCTCGTTCCATTGAACTGGCGCCTTGCGGCCGCCGAACAGGTTTTCATTCTTTCCGACTCCGGGGCACACGTGCTCGTGTTTGAGCAGGCATTTAACGCCGTCTTGCCGGTTCTGACGCGGCAACTTCCCGATATCTGCCTTGTCGGCCTGGACTTCGCGCCGCCCGGCGGAAGCAAGTTGGACGACCTTCTGGACGAAGGCTGTGGGGACGAACGCGATCCACGTGCGGACCTGTCCTGCCCGCTTCTGATCGTCTATACTTCGGGCACGACGGGGCGACCTAAAGGCGCTGTGCTGCGTCAGGACGCATTGCTGTGGAACGGGGTTATGAGTCAGCACATGCATGACTTAACCTCGACTGATCACGCCCTGACCGTTTTGCCGCTCTTCCACGTCGGCGGCCTCAATATCCAAACGACCCCCGGTTTGCATCACGGCGCGACGGTAACTATCCAAAGCCGCTTTTCGCCAGAGGCAACGTTTGATGCATTCGAGCATGACCGGCCCACGCTCGCAGCCTTGGTGCCTGCCATGATGCAAGCGCTAACGGACCATCCGCGATGGGCAAGCACAGATCTATCCGCGCTCAAAGCAATCTGTACCGGATCGACGATGGTACCTCAGCGCCTTGTCGAGCGCTTTGTCAGGCGCGGAGTGCCAGTCTTACAAGTTTATGGTTCGACGGAGACCTCTCCTATCGCTGTCTATACTAAGCTCGGCGCAGATCTCGCACCTGACGGCGCAAGCGGCCTGCCTGGCCTTTGCTGCGAAGCAGCCATCATCGATGACGTCGGCACCAAGTTGCCGCCCGGGATCCCAGGCGAGATCGCAGTACGCGGACCCAACGTCTTCTGCGGATACTGGGGCGATCAGCGGGCAACGCGTGAGGCCTTTAGTGATGGTTGGTATCGCACTGGTGACATCGGCCGCTGCGACGCCGATGGATATTTTTGGGTCCGCGACCGCAAGAAGAACCTGATCATCTCCGGCGGAGAGAATATCTATCCGGCGGAAGTGGAACGTGTGCTCATGAGCCATCCAGATGTCGCCGAATGCGCCGTCGTCGGTCGACCGGACCCGCGCTGGGAAGAAGTCCCGATCGCCTACGTGATCAGGCGACCGGGGGCCCGGATCGGAGCCGAAGCGCTGTTGGCGCACGTCCAATCGCAGCTCGCCCGTTTTAAGGTACCGCGCGAAATCATATTCACGCACGAACTGCCGAAAACGGCGTTGGGCAAGGTCCAGCATTTCATGCTGAAGGTCGACACGCAGTCAAGCCCGTAA
- a CDS encoding peptide ligase PGM1-related protein, producing MNAGTAQMSGGDLTATQLSLSANSACRSAWFAQEGDLIVSPVAIPADLLSFIGATLNFDASSLSTLVPDDARESPILNDCTLLSNAFVERLNSHIRQNSTWRMSACYSSEGVARLAALLGIPQSGDEFALQRGPDLLNRKSHFRQLATSVALPLPSGCATTNPNELFRAVTSLRSETGNVIVKLDNGAGGVGNVILTGNESGALPGARDTRTVAWPSFDPEALWSEMTTASCKTLVIESYHLARALFYLEYEIEEDGSIVFINSGSIRLRRSEDRSERALIWTGLELPSDLTNEQWLAAQAHAYRFVGLARTLGYRGMINIDGIFASDGRLFFNEANGRWGGGSVLHSIAVRLLGIDYSSRHVISSVRNVPSCSLRAALDRFVRYGFLFDGTRKEGVIPLAVDQNAGTVECLVIAPDRPTARDLQHRLLAMAN from the coding sequence ATGAATGCCGGGACAGCTCAAATGTCGGGTGGCGATCTAACAGCAACTCAACTGTCCCTTTCCGCCAACTCCGCATGCCGGTCTGCCTGGTTCGCACAGGAGGGTGATCTAATAGTCTCTCCGGTAGCAATCCCGGCAGACCTGCTATCCTTCATCGGCGCGACGCTCAATTTCGATGCCTCGAGTCTCTCGACGCTTGTGCCTGACGACGCCCGTGAATCGCCGATTCTCAATGATTGCACCCTGCTATCCAATGCTTTCGTCGAGCGACTCAACAGCCATATTCGCCAGAACTCAACTTGGAGAATGTCTGCCTGCTACTCTAGTGAAGGCGTAGCGCGCTTGGCGGCGCTGCTTGGCATCCCGCAGAGCGGGGACGAATTCGCTTTGCAGCGTGGGCCGGATCTCTTGAACCGCAAGAGCCACTTCCGTCAATTGGCGACAAGTGTCGCGCTCCCGCTGCCCAGTGGATGCGCGACCACGAACCCAAACGAACTTTTCAGAGCGGTCACCTCCTTGAGGTCAGAGACCGGCAACGTGATCGTCAAGTTGGATAATGGAGCGGGCGGAGTCGGCAATGTCATCCTGACCGGCAACGAAAGTGGAGCACTTCCTGGGGCGCGAGATACCCGAACGGTTGCTTGGCCATCGTTTGATCCTGAAGCCCTTTGGTCTGAGATGACTACAGCATCCTGCAAGACATTGGTCATTGAATCGTACCACTTGGCTCGCGCTCTGTTCTATCTTGAGTATGAGATAGAGGAGGATGGTTCGATCGTTTTCATCAACAGTGGAAGCATCCGTCTACGTCGCAGCGAAGACCGATCCGAACGGGCGCTCATCTGGACAGGGCTCGAGCTTCCAAGCGACCTAACGAATGAGCAATGGCTGGCTGCCCAGGCGCACGCCTACCGATTTGTCGGGCTGGCGCGAACCTTGGGATATCGCGGAATGATCAACATTGACGGCATTTTCGCGAGCGACGGCCGGCTTTTCTTTAACGAAGCGAACGGCCGGTGGGGCGGAGGGTCAGTGTTACATAGTATTGCCGTCCGGCTGCTGGGCATCGATTATTCCAGTCGCCACGTTATTTCTTCCGTGAGAAACGTTCCATCATGTTCTCTCCGGGCCGCGCTTGATCGGTTCGTCAGGTATGGATTTCTATTCGATGGCACACGCAAGGAGGGCGTGATCCCGCTTGCCGTCGATCAAAATGCAGGCACCGTGGAGTGCCTGGTGATCGCGCCCGATAGGCCAACGGCCCGCGATCTGCAGCACCGGCTCTTGGCAATGGCCAACTGA
- a CDS encoding 2OG-Fe(II) oxygenase, translated as MARAMNDRSRLLSEEALTKYRIELLVKGTVVIAPQTLFTRDDLARIDQLQMEIPEEEVRVGDAGDSHNVFVRRVRVDPPGRPPSNVQGKAPGQIIELLERKDRSFALKKILGASSDYVIRRCQMHRLPPGSFVGIHLDAESDPDFEYSVIVQLARDFEGGEFVVYPNAYEQQVFRPPFGAVLVTTCRIRHEVKPVHAGERRSLVYFCSKRSGANRRIIESTADGL; from the coding sequence ATGGCGCGCGCAATGAACGATAGATCCCGTCTGCTGTCAGAGGAGGCTCTCACCAAATACCGTATAGAGTTATTGGTGAAGGGTACGGTCGTGATCGCCCCTCAGACGTTGTTCACCCGAGATGATTTGGCGAGGATCGATCAGCTCCAGATGGAAATTCCCGAAGAAGAGGTGCGGGTCGGAGATGCCGGCGACTCGCACAATGTCTTCGTGAGGCGGGTGAGGGTAGATCCGCCGGGCCGCCCTCCTAGCAATGTGCAGGGCAAAGCTCCAGGGCAGATCATCGAACTGCTTGAGAGGAAAGACCGCAGCTTTGCGCTAAAAAAGATCTTGGGGGCATCGTCAGATTACGTGATTCGCCGATGCCAGATGCATCGATTGCCTCCCGGTTCGTTCGTTGGCATCCACTTAGACGCTGAGAGCGACCCGGACTTCGAGTACTCCGTGATTGTGCAACTCGCGAGGGACTTTGAGGGGGGGGAGTTCGTGGTCTATCCGAACGCATACGAACAGCAGGTATTTCGACCGCCGTTTGGGGCCGTGCTTGTCACCACATGTAGGATCCGACACGAGGTGAAGCCTGTGCACGCTGGGGAGCGCCGATCGCTGGTGTACTTCTGTTCAAAACGCAGCGGCGCAAATCGCCGGATCATCGAAAGCACTGCTGACGGCCTATGA
- a CDS encoding GFA family protein — translation MSKRQVASLLPEYLAMSQAFPYLQAGSQKDLIFDAMRRNRDLPWDVELTSVVANFICWDETGGYGRVLRGGKAALPDILATENFHSNLLRKDASRLLGRTIQPNYSATTKRYLHSLYAGLSSKDPVVRCAYMVAFELHAAEMIQSLWTTLVKTFDVRSDDLEYFRSHVGGEDPAEKYHGEMTTRLIRELVPADGNRRFLDEFDRAYRLSLQWCCDLLQSVSIEEDGLAEIEHHGSCHCGAVKFYVRAPRELSAVRCNCSICRMSGFLHLLVPGDKVRIEYGEDFLNTYQFNKNIARHTFCRICGVKPFYRPRSNPAGFSVNIGCLDKRTIEDIRIEDFDGEHWEEAFRLTHEA, via the coding sequence ATGTCCAAACGCCAAGTTGCGAGTTTGCTGCCGGAATACTTGGCGATGTCACAGGCGTTCCCTTACCTGCAGGCAGGCTCGCAAAAGGATCTCATATTTGATGCGATGCGTCGCAACCGAGACCTTCCCTGGGATGTTGAACTAACCAGCGTGGTCGCAAATTTCATCTGTTGGGATGAGACGGGCGGTTATGGCCGAGTTCTCCGAGGCGGCAAGGCGGCGCTACCCGACATTCTGGCGACTGAAAATTTCCACTCAAACCTGCTTAGAAAGGATGCGTCGCGACTACTCGGTAGAACAATACAGCCGAATTATAGCGCTACAACAAAGCGGTACCTGCATTCCCTCTATGCTGGATTGTCATCGAAAGACCCGGTCGTGCGCTGCGCCTACATGGTCGCTTTTGAGCTGCATGCTGCGGAAATGATCCAGTCACTGTGGACCACCCTGGTCAAAACCTTTGATGTGCGGTCTGACGATCTGGAGTACTTCCGCAGTCATGTCGGCGGCGAGGATCCCGCCGAGAAGTATCACGGAGAAATGACGACCCGGCTCATTCGCGAACTTGTGCCTGCTGACGGCAATCGTCGTTTTTTGGATGAATTCGATCGAGCCTATCGGCTCAGCTTACAGTGGTGCTGCGATCTGCTGCAAAGTGTCTCAATTGAGGAAGATGGCCTTGCGGAGATCGAACATCACGGCAGTTGTCATTGTGGTGCCGTCAAGTTCTACGTCCGAGCGCCGCGAGAGCTCTCCGCAGTTCGATGCAACTGCTCCATCTGCCGAATGTCCGGGTTTCTGCACCTACTTGTGCCCGGCGATAAGGTCAGGATTGAGTATGGCGAAGACTTTCTCAATACATATCAATTTAATAAGAATATTGCTCGTCACACGTTTTGCCGGATTTGCGGCGTAAAGCCGTTCTATCGGCCGCGATCGAACCCCGCGGGTTTCAGCGTAAACATTGGATGCTTGGATAAGCGAACGATCGAAGACATAAGAATAGAGGATTTCGATGGCGAGCATTGGGAGGAAGCGTTCCGCCTGACGCACGAGGCGTGA
- a CDS encoding DUF3422 domain-containing protein, which yields MPDKLDLRSFKLHAQRDAVLNEVHARPFMQLVPPFKVTHFAFLAQGDAAASDRRAFVTFCRERDLPAPRLSAKHHQIDIGPVVLRWEQHAEFATFTWIANGPFARQSDDSQSAVHFLMRDLRQEGQLLVAIKLDVEQHTSPLRRAEQLFDKSSLAMASIKGGASVMASDFRVDENGFTKILVCDLGLTPHNLGALVQRLLEVETYRPLALLGLSAALELGPFVDRIDRRLGEVLEEMQGAEGLKLNNHLLAELTALAASFERGATGSLYRFGASRAYYELVQSRLSIIEGSEITDYPTWSSFLARRMAPAMRTCETTKDREVTLSVKLARAADLLRTRVDVEIEQQNRDLLHAINERTGQQLRLQCTVEGLSVAAIGYYVVSLFGYLAKGAHDVGLHVEPSYLTAACVPVAVGVIWLVSYNARKRHLKHRDEPSVTDK from the coding sequence GTGCCCGATAAACTGGATCTTCGGAGTTTCAAGCTACATGCGCAGCGTGATGCCGTACTCAATGAAGTGCATGCGCGCCCGTTTATGCAGCTTGTCCCTCCATTTAAGGTGACGCACTTCGCATTTCTTGCGCAGGGCGATGCGGCCGCAAGCGATCGCCGCGCCTTCGTCACGTTTTGTCGAGAGCGTGACCTTCCAGCTCCGCGGCTCTCAGCGAAACATCACCAAATCGACATCGGCCCCGTTGTGCTTCGCTGGGAGCAGCATGCCGAGTTTGCAACCTTTACCTGGATAGCGAATGGCCCGTTCGCTCGACAGAGCGACGACTCCCAAAGTGCGGTTCACTTCTTGATGCGCGACTTGCGGCAGGAAGGGCAGTTGCTGGTCGCAATCAAGCTGGATGTCGAGCAGCACACCTCCCCATTGAGGCGCGCCGAACAACTTTTCGACAAGAGCAGCCTCGCCATGGCCAGCATAAAGGGCGGAGCAAGTGTTATGGCCTCGGATTTTCGCGTCGACGAAAACGGTTTCACCAAAATTCTTGTCTGCGACCTCGGGCTGACGCCGCACAATCTAGGTGCACTGGTGCAGCGGCTGCTTGAAGTTGAGACCTATCGTCCGTTGGCGCTGCTTGGTCTGTCGGCCGCTCTTGAGCTTGGTCCATTTGTCGATCGCATTGATAGACGTCTCGGTGAGGTGCTCGAAGAAATGCAAGGCGCGGAGGGATTGAAGCTCAACAACCATCTCCTTGCCGAACTGACCGCTTTGGCCGCCTCTTTCGAGCGAGGCGCGACCGGAAGCCTGTATCGCTTCGGCGCCAGCAGAGCTTATTACGAGCTAGTCCAATCCCGACTGTCCATCATCGAAGGCAGTGAGATCACGGACTATCCGACATGGTCGTCGTTCCTGGCTCGCCGGATGGCGCCTGCGATGCGAACTTGTGAGACGACCAAGGATCGTGAGGTAACTCTGTCGGTCAAGTTGGCGCGCGCCGCCGATCTGTTGCGAACCCGTGTCGACGTTGAAATCGAACAGCAGAATCGCGACCTATTGCACGCTATCAATGAACGCACGGGACAACAGCTTCGGCTGCAGTGCACGGTGGAGGGATTGTCGGTCGCGGCGATCGGATATTACGTGGTCAGTTTGTTTGGCTACCTTGCCAAGGGAGCGCACGATGTTGGTCTCCATGTAGAACCCTCTTATCTAACCGCGGCGTGCGTGCCGGTCGCAGTCGGGGTGATCTGGCTGGTTAGTTACAATGCACGAAAGCGACACCTCAAGCATCGCGACGAGCCGTCCGTAACGGACAAGTAA
- a CDS encoding electron transfer flavoprotein subunit beta/FixA family protein, giving the protein MHIVVCIKQVPDSAQIRVHPVTNTIMRQGVPTIINPYDLFALEAALELRDRFGGEITVLTMGPQSAEDSLRKALTFGADRAVLLTDRSFAGSDTLATTYALATAIRKIGKEYGSPDLMFTGKQTIDGDTAQVGPGIAKRLGVLQLTYVAKVKTLDLAARTIEAERRSEGGVQVLHTRLPCLITMLEGTSQIRRGAMADALRAARAPIVKWSAHDAGVEDVSKCGLKGSPTVVKRVFAPSARAEKAALVEAAEQPAQALIDAIFKHQPKLETDLAALARDA; this is encoded by the coding sequence GTGCACATTGTCGTCTGCATTAAACAGGTTCCGGACTCTGCGCAGATCCGCGTGCACCCCGTGACCAATACGATCATGCGTCAGGGTGTGCCGACGATCATTAACCCATATGACCTCTTCGCGCTCGAGGCCGCGCTCGAGCTGCGCGACCGGTTCGGCGGCGAAATAACCGTGCTGACAATGGGGCCGCAATCGGCGGAAGATTCCTTGCGGAAAGCGCTGACCTTTGGCGCCGATCGCGCCGTACTGCTCACCGATCGCAGCTTTGCGGGCTCCGACACCCTGGCCACAACGTATGCGCTGGCAACCGCCATCCGAAAAATTGGCAAGGAATATGGCTCGCCAGACCTCATGTTTACCGGCAAGCAGACGATCGACGGCGATACCGCGCAGGTTGGGCCCGGCATCGCAAAACGGCTAGGTGTGCTGCAGCTGACCTACGTCGCCAAGGTAAAAACCCTCGATCTAGCTGCCCGTACAATTGAAGCGGAGCGACGCTCCGAAGGGGGGGTCCAGGTGCTGCACACGAGGCTGCCTTGTCTCATTACCATGCTGGAGGGGACCAGCCAGATCCGGCGCGGCGCGATGGCCGATGCCTTGCGTGCTGCGCGTGCACCAATCGTGAAATGGAGCGCGCACGATGCCGGCGTCGAGGACGTCTCCAAATGCGGCCTTAAGGGCTCGCCGACCGTCGTCAAGCGAGTCTTCGCTCCTTCTGCGCGGGCTGAGAAAGCGGCGCTGGTGGAGGCCGCCGAGCAACCAGCGCAGGCGTTGATTGATGCTATTTTTAAGCATCAACCGAAGCTCGAAACCGATCTTGCGGCGCTAGCCCGCGATGCTTGA